A single region of the Aeromonas hydrophila subsp. hydrophila ATCC 7966 genome encodes:
- the pgi gene encoding glucose-6-phosphate isomerase: MKNINPTQTQAWQALEAHFAANKETRLKDLFAQDPKRFDKFSLTFGGDILVDYSKNLITEETLKLLVDLAKETDLRSAIDAMFNGDKINMTEGRSVLHVALRNRSDRPIECDGKDVMPEVNAVLAKMKGFCEKIISGEWKGYTGKAIQHVVNIGIGGSDLGPVMITEALRPYKNHLQMHFVSNVDGTHIAETLKKIDPETTLFLVASKTFTTQETMTNALTARDWFIKIAGDKAHVAKHFAALSTNGKAVAEFGIDTNNMFEFWDWVGGRYSSWSAIGMPIALSVGFENFEALLQGAFEMDMHFATASYEQNVPVLLALIGLWYNNFYGAESEAILPYDQYMHRFPAYFQQGNMESNGKYVDRNGKPVDYQTGPIIWGEPGTNGQHAFYQLIHQGTKLIPCDFLAPAISHNPIGDHHPKLLANFFAQTEALAFGKSKEQVEAEFLAAGKTLEQVKDLVPFKVFEGNRPTNSILFKSLTPKTLGALIAMYEHKIFVQGAIWNIFSFDQWGVELGKQLANKILPELNTDAAVTSHDCSTNGLINTWKAWKA; the protein is encoded by the coding sequence ATGAAAAACATCAATCCAACCCAGACCCAGGCCTGGCAGGCACTGGAAGCCCACTTTGCAGCGAACAAAGAGACCCGGCTCAAGGATCTGTTCGCGCAGGACCCGAAGCGCTTTGACAAGTTTTCCCTCACCTTCGGCGGCGACATCCTGGTTGATTACTCGAAGAACCTGATCACTGAAGAAACCCTCAAGTTGCTGGTTGATCTGGCCAAAGAGACCGATCTTCGCAGCGCGATCGATGCCATGTTCAATGGCGACAAGATCAACATGACCGAAGGTCGCTCGGTACTGCACGTGGCCCTGCGCAATCGCTCCGACCGCCCCATCGAATGCGACGGCAAGGACGTGATGCCGGAAGTGAACGCCGTACTGGCCAAGATGAAGGGCTTCTGCGAGAAGATCATCTCCGGCGAGTGGAAAGGCTACACCGGCAAGGCGATCCAGCACGTGGTCAACATAGGTATCGGTGGCTCTGATCTGGGCCCGGTGATGATCACCGAAGCACTGCGCCCTTACAAAAATCACCTGCAGATGCACTTCGTCTCCAACGTCGATGGCACCCATATCGCCGAGACCCTGAAGAAGATCGATCCAGAAACCACCCTGTTCCTGGTGGCCTCCAAGACCTTCACCACTCAGGAGACCATGACCAACGCCCTGACCGCCCGCGACTGGTTTATCAAGATCGCCGGTGACAAGGCCCACGTTGCCAAGCACTTCGCTGCGCTCTCCACCAACGGCAAGGCCGTGGCCGAGTTCGGTATCGACACCAACAACATGTTCGAGTTCTGGGACTGGGTTGGCGGCCGCTACTCCTCCTGGTCTGCCATCGGCATGCCCATCGCCCTGTCCGTCGGTTTCGAAAACTTCGAAGCCCTGCTGCAAGGCGCCTTCGAGATGGACATGCACTTCGCCACAGCCTCCTATGAGCAGAACGTGCCGGTGCTGCTGGCGCTGATCGGCCTGTGGTACAACAACTTCTACGGTGCCGAGTCCGAAGCCATCCTACCGTACGATCAGTACATGCACCGCTTCCCTGCCTACTTCCAGCAAGGCAACATGGAGTCCAACGGCAAGTACGTCGACCGCAACGGCAAGCCGGTTGACTACCAGACCGGCCCCATCATCTGGGGTGAGCCGGGCACCAACGGCCAGCACGCCTTCTACCAGCTGATCCACCAGGGCACCAAGCTGATCCCCTGTGACTTCCTGGCCCCGGCCATCAGCCACAACCCGATCGGCGACCACCACCCGAAACTGCTGGCCAACTTCTTCGCCCAGACCGAGGCGCTGGCCTTCGGCAAGAGCAAGGAACAGGTCGAAGCCGAGTTCCTGGCGGCTGGCAAAACCCTGGAGCAGGTCAAGGATCTGGTGCCGTTCAAGGTGTTCGAAGGCAACCGCCCGACCAACTCCATCCTGTTCAAGAGCCTGACCCCGAAAACCCTGGGTGCCCTGATCGCCATGTACGAGCACAAGATCTTCGTACAGGGCGCAATCTGGAACATCTTCAGCTTCGACCAGTGGGGCGTGGAGCTGGGCAAACAGCTGGCCAACAAGATCCTGCCGGAACTCAACACCGATGCAGCTGTCACCAGCCACGACTGCTCCACCAACGGTTTGATCAACACCTGGAAAGCATGGAAAGCCTGA
- a CDS encoding holin: MKAVLSLFALSLIATGLIGLLTMVLTSAAPTLPLRVLAVIGAVLGGYVLVQPLLNRVARRLV; encoded by the coding sequence ATGAAAGCTGTGTTGTCCCTGTTTGCTCTGAGCCTGATCGCCACCGGCCTCATCGGCCTGCTAACCATGGTACTGACCAGTGCGGCGCCGACCTTGCCGTTACGGGTGCTGGCGGTGATCGGTGCCGTGCTGGGAGGCTATGTGCTGGTGCAACCGCTGCTCAACCGGGTGGCTCGTCGGCTGGTGTGA
- a CDS encoding YigZ family protein — protein sequence MAADYSIPAAPLEVSEEIKKSRFITYIAHTPTVEAAKAWIGDIKQQHPGARHHCWAFVAGAPQDSQVYGFSDDGEPSGTAGKPMLAQLMGAGLGEIAAVVVRYYGGVLLGTGGLVKAYGGGVGAALKQLETRIKRQQTASLIQCDYTDMGAVEALIQAHQGQLLAADYGASVTLQVAWEAAVWSRIAQELTDRTQGRVSLRPLDG from the coding sequence ATGGCGGCAGACTATTCCATACCGGCCGCACCGCTGGAGGTGAGTGAGGAGATCAAGAAGAGCCGCTTCATCACGTATATTGCCCACACGCCGACCGTAGAGGCTGCCAAAGCCTGGATCGGCGATATAAAACAGCAACATCCCGGGGCCCGGCATCACTGCTGGGCCTTTGTCGCCGGTGCCCCTCAGGACAGTCAGGTGTACGGTTTCAGCGATGACGGCGAGCCCTCGGGCACCGCTGGCAAGCCCATGCTGGCTCAGCTGATGGGGGCCGGTCTCGGGGAGATCGCCGCCGTGGTGGTGCGCTATTACGGTGGGGTACTGCTGGGTACCGGCGGCCTGGTCAAGGCCTATGGCGGTGGCGTGGGCGCGGCCCTCAAGCAGCTCGAAACCCGTATCAAGCGCCAGCAGACTGCCTCCCTCATCCAGTGCGACTATACCGACATGGGAGCGGTAGAAGCGCTGATCCAGGCGCATCAGGGTCAGTTGCTGGCGGCCGATTACGGCGCCAGCGTCACCCTGCAGGTGGCGTGGGAAGCCGCTGTTTGGAGCAGAATCGCACAGGAATTGACCGACCGAACCCAGGGTCGGGTATCCCTTCGTCCCTTAGATGGCTAG
- the ilvC gene encoding ketol-acid reductoisomerase, with translation MANYFNTLNLRQQLAQLGKCRFMQREEFADGCNVLKGKKVVIVGCGAQGLNQGLNMRDSGLDISYALRKAAITEKRASWQKATDNGFAVGTYEELIPTADLVLNLTPDKQHSDVVKTVMPLMKQGAALGYSHGFNVVEEGQQIRADITVVMVAPKCPGTEVREEYKRGFGVPTLIAVHPENDPKGEGMAIAKAWASATGGDRAGVLESSFVAEVKSDLMGEQTILCGMLQAGSLLCYDKLVAEGTDPAYAGKLIQFGWETITEALKQGGISLMMDRLSNPAKLRAFELSEQLKTLMRPLFEKHMDDIIAGEFSRGMMADWAEDDAKLFGWREETGKSAFENAPAFAGKIAEQEYFDNGVVMVAMVKAGVELAFETMVASGIYEESAYYESLHELPLIANTVARKRLYEMNVVISDTAEYGNYLFANAAVPLLREHFMPTLKAGDLGASKAEGQSVDNLALLAANEATRNHPIEKIGQVLRGYMKDMKRIAVGG, from the coding sequence ATGGCTAACTATTTCAATACCTTGAACCTGCGTCAGCAGTTGGCCCAGCTGGGCAAGTGTCGTTTCATGCAGCGCGAAGAGTTCGCGGACGGCTGCAACGTGCTGAAGGGCAAGAAGGTGGTGATTGTGGGCTGTGGTGCCCAGGGTCTGAACCAGGGTCTGAACATGCGTGACTCCGGGCTGGATATCTCCTACGCCCTGCGCAAGGCCGCCATCACCGAGAAGCGCGCCTCCTGGCAGAAAGCCACCGACAACGGCTTCGCGGTCGGTACCTATGAAGAGCTGATCCCGACCGCCGATCTGGTGCTCAACCTGACTCCGGACAAACAGCACTCCGACGTGGTGAAAACCGTGATGCCGCTGATGAAGCAGGGCGCCGCGCTGGGTTACTCCCACGGCTTCAACGTGGTGGAAGAGGGTCAGCAGATCCGCGCCGACATCACTGTCGTCATGGTCGCGCCCAAGTGCCCGGGTACCGAAGTGCGTGAAGAGTACAAGCGCGGTTTCGGCGTACCTACCCTGATCGCCGTTCACCCGGAGAACGATCCCAAGGGCGAAGGCATGGCCATCGCCAAGGCGTGGGCCTCTGCCACCGGTGGCGACCGTGCCGGCGTGCTGGAGTCCTCCTTCGTGGCGGAAGTGAAATCTGACCTGATGGGCGAGCAGACCATCCTCTGCGGCATGCTGCAGGCCGGCTCCCTGCTCTGCTACGACAAGCTGGTTGCCGAAGGCACCGACCCGGCCTACGCCGGCAAGCTGATCCAGTTCGGTTGGGAGACCATCACCGAAGCCCTGAAACAGGGTGGTATCAGCCTGATGATGGACCGCCTCTCCAACCCGGCCAAGCTGCGCGCCTTCGAGCTCTCCGAGCAGCTCAAGACCCTGATGCGCCCGCTGTTCGAGAAGCACATGGACGACATCATCGCCGGCGAGTTTTCCCGCGGCATGATGGCCGACTGGGCCGAAGACGATGCCAAGCTGTTCGGCTGGCGCGAAGAGACCGGCAAGTCCGCCTTCGAAAACGCCCCGGCGTTTGCAGGCAAGATTGCCGAGCAGGAGTACTTCGACAATGGCGTGGTGATGGTGGCCATGGTCAAGGCGGGTGTCGAGCTGGCGTTTGAGACCATGGTGGCCTCCGGCATCTATGAAGAGTCTGCCTACTACGAATCCCTGCACGAGCTGCCGCTGATTGCCAACACTGTTGCCCGCAAGCGTCTGTACGAGATGAACGTGGTCATCTCCGACACCGCCGAGTACGGCAACTACCTGTTCGCCAACGCCGCCGTGCCCTTGCTGCGCGAGCACTTCATGCCGACCCTGAAAGCAGGCGATCTGGGGGCCAGCAAGGCGGAAGGGCAGAGCGTGGATAACCTGGCGCTGCTGGCGGCCAACGAAGCGACTCGCAACCACCCGATCGAAAAAATCGGCCAGGTACTGCGTGGCTACATGAAGGACATGAAACGTATCGCCGTTGGCGGTTAA
- a CDS encoding bifunctional acetate--CoA ligase family protein/GNAT family N-acetyltransferase codes for MKPSGLDRLFKPQSIAVIGASTDPQKAGHVVIRHLLAGQFKGPILPVSPHSTAIAGVLAYGDIDSLPLAPDLAIVCTRRERVLTLIEALGKRGAGAAIILAADFTAPEREQLQQLSQQYGIRLLGPNSMGMLLPGQGINASFSPIAAKPGQVAFLSQSAAVSTTILDWAKQHELGFSAFISLGDHCDINFGQLLDQLSRDSVTRAILLYMDKLQDARHFLSAARAASRNKPILVLKSGRHEPDNGLDNVYDAAIRRAGMLRVRDTHELFAAVETLSHSLTLKGERLAIISNGRGLANMAIDKLLERGGKLAMPPRDIGSDADINDYQQALDDLLQGDEADAILLIHAPSLTARGAALARSLIDYVKQHPRARRFNILTNWAGEYSAQEGRRLFSEAGFPTYRTPESAVAAFMHMVEYRRNQKQLMETPASLQGDRLNLELCQQLIRQALERKQLTLDTHLAHPILQAAGLSTLPTWIVSDAIEATLTAEQIGYPVAVKLRSPDILHKSAVHGVMLNLRTSAEVAQAADAILDRVRQHDPSARIEGLLVQRMARRSGGLELRIRLQQDPVFGPVILLGESGAEPQEMMAALPPLNQALARYQIIGALKSRKIREQASPERLDIDALGQVLCQLSELLLAFPEIQQLDLHPLQACGAEMVVLDASLTLQPAEEGRCRLAIRPYPTELEEGAWLKDQSHVLLRPIRPEDEPAHKQFVLKVSDEDRYKRFFADVGELGHEELARMTQIDYDREMAFVAVGQDGPFDQQILGVVRAISNPDLSDAEFAILVRSDLKGLGLGKLMMEKIVRYARERGIGQLSGMTMPSNRGMINLAKRLGFKIDIQLEDGVVNMELPCASQGQA; via the coding sequence ATGAAACCAAGCGGCCTGGATCGGCTCTTCAAACCCCAGTCAATCGCCGTCATCGGTGCCTCGACCGACCCGCAGAAGGCGGGTCACGTGGTGATAAGACACCTGCTCGCCGGCCAGTTCAAGGGCCCCATCCTGCCAGTCAGCCCGCACAGCACGGCCATTGCCGGCGTGCTGGCCTATGGCGATATCGACAGCCTGCCGCTGGCCCCGGATCTCGCCATCGTCTGTACCCGGCGGGAACGGGTGCTGACCCTCATCGAAGCGCTTGGTAAACGGGGAGCGGGCGCCGCCATCATACTGGCGGCAGACTTCACTGCGCCGGAGCGGGAGCAGCTGCAGCAGCTCAGCCAGCAATACGGCATCCGCCTGCTCGGCCCCAACAGCATGGGGATGCTGCTGCCGGGTCAGGGCATCAATGCCAGTTTCTCGCCGATTGCCGCCAAGCCCGGTCAGGTTGCCTTTCTCTCCCAGTCGGCCGCCGTCAGCACCACCATCCTGGATTGGGCCAAGCAGCATGAACTCGGCTTCTCGGCCTTCATCTCCCTTGGCGATCACTGCGACATCAACTTCGGCCAGCTGCTGGATCAGCTCTCTCGCGACAGCGTGACCCGCGCCATCCTGCTCTACATGGACAAGCTGCAGGACGCCCGCCATTTTCTCTCGGCTGCCCGCGCTGCCTCCCGCAACAAGCCCATTCTGGTGCTCAAGAGCGGCCGCCATGAGCCGGACAACGGGCTCGACAACGTCTATGACGCCGCCATTCGTCGTGCCGGCATGCTGCGGGTGCGGGATACCCACGAACTGTTTGCCGCCGTCGAGACCCTGAGTCACTCCCTGACTCTCAAGGGAGAGCGGCTCGCCATCATTTCCAATGGCCGTGGCTTGGCCAACATGGCGATCGACAAGTTGCTGGAGCGGGGCGGCAAGCTGGCGATGCCGCCTCGCGACATCGGCAGCGATGCCGACATCAATGACTATCAGCAGGCGCTCGACGACCTGCTGCAAGGGGACGAGGCTGACGCCATCCTGCTCATCCATGCCCCTTCGCTCACCGCCCGTGGCGCCGCCCTGGCGCGCAGCCTGATCGACTACGTCAAACAGCACCCCAGGGCCAGACGCTTCAATATCCTGACCAACTGGGCGGGAGAATATTCGGCCCAGGAGGGGCGTCGTCTGTTCAGCGAGGCAGGCTTCCCCACCTACCGCACCCCGGAGAGCGCAGTCGCCGCCTTCATGCACATGGTGGAATACCGGCGCAACCAGAAGCAGCTGATGGAGACCCCCGCCTCCCTGCAGGGTGACAGGCTCAACCTAGAGCTGTGCCAGCAGTTGATCCGACAGGCGCTGGAACGCAAACAGCTCACCCTCGACACACATCTGGCACACCCCATTCTGCAGGCTGCTGGGCTCTCCACCCTGCCGACCTGGATCGTCTCCGATGCCATCGAGGCCACCCTGACCGCGGAGCAGATCGGCTATCCAGTCGCAGTCAAGCTGCGCTCACCAGACATCCTTCACAAGTCGGCGGTACACGGCGTCATGCTCAACCTGCGTACCTCGGCCGAAGTCGCCCAGGCTGCGGATGCCATTCTGGATCGGGTCAGGCAGCACGATCCCAGCGCCCGTATCGAAGGCCTGCTGGTGCAGCGCATGGCGCGCCGCAGCGGGGGGCTGGAGCTGCGGATCCGGCTGCAACAAGACCCCGTATTCGGCCCCGTCATCCTGCTCGGCGAGTCAGGGGCCGAGCCACAGGAGATGATGGCGGCCTTGCCGCCGCTGAACCAGGCGCTGGCACGCTACCAGATCATCGGGGCGCTCAAGAGCCGCAAGATCCGCGAGCAGGCCAGCCCGGAGCGACTCGACATCGATGCCCTCGGCCAGGTGCTGTGCCAATTGTCGGAGTTGCTGCTCGCCTTCCCCGAGATCCAGCAGCTGGATCTGCATCCACTGCAGGCCTGCGGCGCCGAAATGGTGGTACTGGATGCCAGCCTGACTCTGCAACCTGCTGAAGAAGGCCGCTGCAGACTGGCCATCCGCCCCTATCCCACCGAACTGGAAGAGGGGGCCTGGCTCAAGGATCAGAGCCATGTGCTGCTGCGCCCGATCCGGCCGGAAGATGAACCGGCTCACAAGCAGTTTGTGCTCAAGGTATCGGATGAAGACAGGTACAAGCGCTTCTTTGCCGACGTGGGGGAGCTGGGACATGAAGAGCTGGCCCGCATGACCCAGATCGATTACGACCGGGAGATGGCGTTTGTCGCCGTGGGACAGGATGGTCCGTTCGACCAGCAGATCCTGGGGGTAGTACGCGCCATTTCCAACCCGGACCTGTCTGATGCAGAGTTTGCCATCCTGGTGCGCTCCGACCTGAAAGGGCTGGGGCTTGGCAAGCTGATGATGGAGAAGATTGTTCGCTATGCCAGAGAACGCGGCATTGGCCAGCTGTCGGGCATGACCATGCCCAGCAACCGCGGCATGATCAACCTGGCCAAACGGCTTGGCTTCAAGATCGATATCCAGCTGGAAGATGGGGTGGTCAACATGGAGCTGCCCTGCGCCAGTCAAGGGCAGGCATAA
- the ilvY gene encoding HTH-type transcriptional activator IlvY: protein MDLRNLELFLHLADSLHFGKSADAMAVSPSTLSRAIQRLEQETGCILFERDNRSVRLTPAGEKLREFGGALLQEWRQLKQELRRSDEPLQGRLRVFCSVTASYFLLPEVLERFRRRYPQLEIKLETGDPALAVDKILTDEADLAIAARPDALSSKLEFASLQQVPLVFIAPRTAPQQSQWFSQGEPDWERLPLILSEQGLARKRCDQWLRNKGIAPNIYAEVAGNEGIVAMVALGFGVGLVPAAVIDHSPMGEKVRIVEPKPALKPFDVGIAVLKKRLEEPLIRAFWDTARGQGSLR, encoded by the coding sequence ATGGACCTTCGCAATCTCGAGCTGTTTCTCCACCTCGCCGACTCCCTCCACTTCGGCAAGAGCGCCGATGCCATGGCGGTCAGCCCCTCCACCCTTAGTCGCGCCATCCAGCGACTGGAGCAGGAGACCGGCTGCATCCTGTTCGAGCGGGACAACCGCTCGGTACGGCTCACCCCCGCCGGCGAGAAGCTGCGCGAATTCGGCGGCGCTCTGCTGCAGGAGTGGCGCCAGCTCAAGCAGGAGCTCAGGCGCAGCGACGAGCCGCTGCAGGGTCGGCTACGGGTGTTCTGCTCGGTCACCGCCAGCTATTTTCTGCTGCCCGAGGTGCTGGAGCGCTTTCGCCGCCGCTATCCCCAGCTGGAGATCAAGCTGGAGACCGGCGACCCGGCGCTGGCGGTGGACAAGATCCTGACCGACGAGGCCGATCTGGCCATCGCCGCCCGCCCCGATGCCCTCTCCTCCAAGCTGGAGTTTGCCAGCCTGCAGCAGGTGCCGCTGGTGTTCATCGCCCCCCGCACCGCACCGCAGCAAAGCCAGTGGTTTTCCCAGGGGGAGCCAGACTGGGAGCGGCTGCCGCTGATCCTCTCGGAGCAGGGGCTGGCCCGTAAACGCTGCGATCAGTGGCTGCGCAACAAGGGGATCGCCCCCAACATCTATGCGGAGGTGGCGGGCAACGAGGGGATTGTCGCCATGGTGGCGCTCGGCTTCGGCGTGGGGCTGGTGCCAGCGGCGGTGATAGACCACAGCCCCATGGGTGAAAAGGTGCGCATCGTCGAACCCAAACCGGCGCTCAAGCCGTTCGATGTCGGCATCGCCGTGCTCAAGAAGCGGCTGGAAGAGCCGCTGATCCGCGCCTTCTGGGATACCGCGCGGGGCCAGGGCTCACTGCGCTGA
- a CDS encoding substrate-binding periplasmic protein, whose translation MIRIWLCCVMLLAGSVPAAEVPIRAWNLLLDHPNPAVAALLRLSLDLTVPEYGPYRLIASPPMEQGRAVKELQSGELVQIGVFAPDEERERTLLAIHVPLAKGLLGWRVCLIRQGDEGRFANIRSLTDWQQAGLRIGQHRSWPDTRLLKENGLNVVVGSLYDALFNMLRKQRFDCFLRSVIEIEEELKQHPELAIEPHLVFRYPLALLFFVSPKYPELAKRIELGLQRARQSGDYERVFEAGFGSTIRRLQLDRRVMLELSNPDLPAGSRAMMQDPSLIYAPALSAVSAQ comes from the coding sequence ATGATCAGGATCTGGTTGTGTTGCGTCATGTTGTTGGCCGGCAGCGTACCGGCGGCAGAAGTGCCCATCAGGGCCTGGAACCTGCTGCTGGACCATCCCAATCCCGCCGTGGCTGCTCTGCTGCGACTCTCGCTCGATCTGACCGTACCCGAATACGGTCCCTATCGGCTGATTGCCAGCCCGCCGATGGAGCAGGGACGGGCGGTCAAGGAGTTGCAAAGCGGCGAGCTGGTGCAGATCGGGGTGTTTGCTCCCGACGAGGAGCGCGAACGTACCCTGCTGGCCATCCATGTTCCGCTGGCAAAAGGGTTGCTGGGCTGGCGGGTGTGCCTCATTCGGCAAGGGGACGAGGGGCGGTTCGCCAACATACGATCGCTGACCGACTGGCAACAGGCCGGGCTTCGCATCGGCCAGCACAGATCCTGGCCTGATACCCGTCTGCTCAAGGAGAACGGTCTCAACGTGGTGGTTGGCAGCCTCTACGACGCCCTGTTCAACATGCTGCGCAAGCAGCGCTTCGACTGCTTCCTGCGCTCGGTCATCGAGATCGAGGAGGAGCTCAAGCAGCACCCTGAGCTGGCCATCGAGCCACACCTGGTGTTTCGCTATCCGCTGGCGCTGCTGTTCTTTGTCTCGCCCAAGTACCCGGAACTGGCCAAGCGCATCGAGCTCGGCCTGCAGCGAGCCCGTCAGTCCGGTGACTATGAGCGGGTATTCGAGGCGGGTTTTGGCAGCACCATCCGGCGGCTGCAGCTGGATCGGCGGGTGATGCTGGAGCTGAGCAATCCGGATCTGCCGGCCGGCAGCCGGGCCATGATGCAGGATCCTTCGCTCATCTATGCTCCGGCGCTGTCCGCCGTGTCAGCGCAGTGA
- a CDS encoding TrkH family potassium uptake protein — translation MQILSIIRIVGLLVALFSSTMLLPALVAFGYRDGGGAEFVNSFFIALLLGAALWFPNRHQKKDLRSKEGFLIVVLFWVVLGSVGALPFLLGEVPGMTVSEAFFESFSGLTTTGATVLTGLDNLPKAFLFYRQLLQWLGGMGIIVLAVAILPLLGIGGMQLYRAEIPGPVKDNKVTPRIAETAKALWFIYLLLTSLCALAYWMAGMTLFDAICHSFSTLSVGGFSTHDASIGFFNSPAINLITVVFLLLASVNFALHFMVFAHKPVRLSNYLRDSELKVFLSIQCVLVLICFVSLLFHGHYATWQEALNHGLFQAVSLGTTTGYSTTSYAEWPSFLPMLLMFSAFIGCCAGSTGGGIKVMRFMILFLQGMRELKRLVHPRAIYTLKLGRRAVPERIVEAVWGYFATYIILFFIFMLLLLMTGLNEVTAFSAVAAAFTNVGPGLGEVSANFGKISATAQWILVVAMLFGRLEIFTLLVLFTPAFWRS, via the coding sequence ATGCAGATTCTGAGCATCATTCGTATCGTTGGCCTGCTGGTCGCGCTGTTCAGTTCGACCATGTTGCTGCCCGCGCTGGTCGCCTTTGGCTATCGTGATGGCGGTGGTGCCGAGTTCGTCAACTCCTTCTTCATCGCCCTGCTGCTCGGCGCCGCGCTCTGGTTTCCAAACCGCCATCAGAAGAAAGATCTCAGATCCAAGGAAGGATTTCTCATCGTCGTGCTGTTCTGGGTGGTGCTGGGCAGCGTGGGGGCCTTGCCGTTCCTGCTGGGAGAGGTGCCCGGCATGACGGTGTCGGAGGCCTTCTTCGAGTCGTTTTCCGGCCTGACCACCACGGGGGCGACCGTGCTCACCGGGCTGGACAATCTGCCCAAGGCGTTTCTGTTCTATCGCCAGCTGCTGCAGTGGCTGGGGGGCATGGGGATCATAGTGCTGGCGGTGGCCATACTGCCACTGCTCGGCATCGGGGGCATGCAGCTCTATCGCGCCGAAATTCCGGGGCCGGTCAAGGACAACAAGGTCACCCCGCGCATCGCCGAGACGGCCAAGGCACTCTGGTTCATCTATCTGTTGCTCACTTCCCTCTGTGCCCTGGCGTACTGGATGGCGGGCATGACCCTGTTCGATGCCATCTGCCACTCCTTCTCCACCCTGTCGGTGGGCGGCTTCTCGACCCACGACGCCAGCATCGGCTTTTTCAACAGCCCGGCCATCAACCTGATTACTGTGGTGTTTCTGCTGCTGGCGAGCGTCAACTTTGCCCTGCACTTCATGGTGTTCGCCCACAAGCCGGTGCGGCTGAGCAACTATCTGCGCGACTCCGAGCTGAAGGTGTTTCTGAGCATCCAGTGTGTGCTGGTGCTGATCTGCTTCGTTTCCCTCTTGTTTCACGGCCATTACGCCACCTGGCAGGAGGCGCTCAACCACGGTCTGTTCCAGGCGGTGTCGCTGGGCACGACCACCGGCTACAGCACGACCAGCTATGCGGAGTGGCCCTCCTTTCTGCCCATGCTGCTGATGTTCTCCGCCTTCATCGGCTGCTGCGCCGGCAGTACCGGGGGCGGCATCAAGGTGATGCGCTTCATGATCCTGTTCCTGCAGGGGATGCGCGAGCTGAAGCGGCTGGTGCACCCGCGCGCCATCTATACCCTCAAGCTGGGTCGTCGTGCCGTGCCTGAGCGGATCGTGGAGGCGGTGTGGGGCTACTTTGCCACCTACATCATCCTGTTCTTCATCTTTATGTTGTTGCTGCTGATGACCGGCTTGAACGAGGTGACCGCTTTCTCTGCCGTGGCGGCGGCGTTCACCAACGTGGGGCCGGGGCTGGGCGAGGTGTCGGCCAACTTCGGCAAGATCTCGGCAACGGCACAATGGATACTGGTCGTCGCCATGCTGTTTGGCCGATTGGAAATCTTCACTCTTCTGGTACTGTTTACCCCTGCATTCTGGCGTAGTTGA
- the hemG gene encoding menaquinone-dependent protoporphyrinogen IX dehydrogenase: MDKILVLYSSRDGQTRKIVDAMLAETEGCEVVMQDLHSLPKCNLSKFKKVLIGASIRYGNFHPSLFSFIHAHHEQLEVANAAFFCVNLTARKPEKQTPQTNAYMKKFLRLSPWKPKTLGVFAGALQYSRYNWWQTRIIQLIMKITGGSTDTSKDLEFTDWEKVRGFARDFWSKR, encoded by the coding sequence ATGGACAAGATTCTGGTGCTTTATTCTTCCCGTGACGGGCAAACACGAAAGATCGTCGATGCCATGCTGGCAGAGACCGAGGGTTGTGAGGTGGTGATGCAGGATCTGCACAGCCTGCCGAAGTGCAATCTCAGCAAGTTCAAGAAGGTGCTGATCGGTGCCTCCATTCGTTATGGCAACTTCCACCCCAGTCTGTTCAGTTTCATCCACGCTCATCACGAACAGCTGGAAGTGGCCAATGCCGCCTTCTTCTGCGTCAACCTGACCGCCCGCAAGCCGGAGAAGCAGACCCCGCAGACCAACGCCTATATGAAGAAGTTTCTGCGCCTCTCCCCTTGGAAGCCGAAAACCCTGGGGGTGTTTGCCGGTGCGCTGCAATACTCCCGCTACAACTGGTGGCAGACCCGCATCATCCAGCTGATCATGAAGATCACCGGTGGCAGCACGGATACCAGCAAGGACCTCGAGTTTACCGATTGGGAAAAAGTGCGTGGCTTTGCCCGGGATTTCTGGTCAAAAAGATAG